The genomic interval CAAAGCCAAGACATGGTCCCCCATATAGGATCCATCCTCATGCAAGGACCTTCCTTGATCATCCTTGTGAAAGAGCCATCATCATGTATGAACCCTCCTTGACCATTCTTGGTGGAAGATATATCCTTATGAAAAAATTATCTTTGGTCGAGGATTCACCTCCATAAAAGTATCATCCTTGATAGAAGATCTATCTTTATGCAAAGATCTTGGTGAATGACTCATCCTTAAGTAAGGATCAAGAGGCACCTCCAAGATCCATGCTCAAGAAGGTATCTCTGGGATCCTTGCTCAATGAGTTATCTTCGGGATTCATGCTTAAGGAGGCACCTCCAAGATTCATGCTCAAGGAAGCACCTCTAAGATCCATGCTCAAGGAAGCATCTCTGAGATCCAAGCTCAAAGAGGCACCTCTAGGATCCATGCTCAAGGAGGCATCTCCGAGTTCCATGCTCAAGGAGGCATCTCTGAAATCAATGCTCAAGGAGGCACCTCCAGGATCCATGCTTAAGGAGGCACCTCCGAGATCCATGCTCAAGGATTCACCCTCCAGGACCCATGCCCCAAGATGTACCCTCCAGGACCCATGCTCCAAGATGTACCATCTAGGACCTTGCTCAAATAGGCATCCTCCGGTATCTTATGCTCCAGGAGGTACCATCCAAGACCTTACTTTAAGAGGTACCATTCGAGACCTTTCTCTAGCATGCACCCTCCAGGATCCTATGCTCAAGGATATACCCTCCAAGATCATTATGCTCAAAGTGGATTTGCTCCCCACTCAAGGAGGCCTTGCTCCTCCCTCAATGAGCCTTTACTTCCACATCAAGCTCAAGGAGCCTTTACTCTCACATCAAGGTGGCTTTACTCCTCACTCAAGGATGTCTTGCTCTTCCCTCAAGGAGCCTTTACTCACATATTAAGGTGGCTTTGCTCCTCACTGAAAGTGGtctttgttaggctatttttagcctatattTTGGATCGATTTTATGTACGTTTTTcactgtgttgggacggaattacgcttgttttctatgctttcaggttctttggaataatagAGGTCTCAGGATGAAAAATTCCAATAAAAGACGAGCTGAgccaagaaaaacactttttgaggaaaaatgcatatctggccgcggctagacaCAGCTTGGCCATGGCTAGATCGTGAAGCAGGTGCAGGATTTTCGAGGCtacagtcgccgcggcgagatacacCCTCACCGCGGCCATTGGAAACTTACAGAGAGGTATTTTTAGGCACTTATCTGGTCGcagcgagaggaagcttggccgcggcgagatcccgtacggcccaggggtatttttgtccatcgaaccctaaaaattagttataaatggaaaactgcgattggaagtcaggggaggcgatttggaaccctaaaacacaggagagagcggcaggaagagcagagtgattcaaagtgaagatccagaattcatccaccaacagtttctttctttattcctctttaatttatttatgttgaatattgtcataggaatggttatggatttatttctgaactaaatttcgcatttagggaggatgatgattgttgtttaatgttttgcctagttaatgtttaattgccattcctccattcttgttgtgaaataatatttatttgtgcttaatttcatgtttaagattgatcaccttgtgcatgctttatgatctcaattcgaaatctgaaaagtgagaattgagaatgctaaaatttggataaccgatgttctatgtgaaacgagagtattcacatgacttatgtgacaagtagattattacctaatgctgatttcatgttagtttaattaaggaattaattagataacatgtgatttagaacctagaagatctgaaaagagctaggttactttataatctgtcattcacttcaagaataggatagcaattaggcattaacaatttgggtaaacaataacaagattctcctccctatcatctcatcttgcttaaactttaactgtgttataagttttctgaattactttaattCTTTTAAATCAAAATTCTTTTCAATTTGCCAAATACAATTAtaggtatagtttagtagtagttaatccaattccctgtgattcgacctcacctgtgtgagtttactacttgattgcgtatacttgtgtagtgtttataattttcgtaacagTCTTGCTCCTCCCTCAAGGAGCCTTTACTCCCACATCAAGGTAGCTTTGCTCCTCGCTCAAGGAGGCTTTGTTTCCTCTATGAACAAAGTCTTGACGCCAATGGCTTAGGCACAAAGTCTTAACGCCAATGTCTTAGGCACAAAGTCCTAATGCCAATGGCTTATGCACTTTGGAAATAGTCAATGCCTCCAGGCTTGGCGTAATTCTCTCCAAGTCTTAATGCCAATGGCTTAGGCACCTTAAGAATAGCTAATGCCTGGGCTTGGCATAATTCTCTCTAAGTCCTAATGCCAATGGCTTAGGCACAAAGTCCTAATGCCAATAGCTTAAGCACAAAGTCCTAATGTCAATGGCGTAGGCATCTTGAGAATAGCCAACGCCTCCAGGCTTGGCGCAATTATCTCCAAGTCCTAATGCCAATGGCTTAGGCACCTTGAGAATAGCCAACGCCTCCAAGCTTGGCGCAATTCTTTCCAAGTCCTAATGCCACCAATGACTTAGGTACAAAGTCCTAATGCCAATGGCTTAAGTACAAAGTCGTAATACCAATGTCTTAGGCACCTTAAGAATAGTCAATGCCTCTAGGCTTGACGCAAATCTCTCCAAGTCCTAATGCCAATGGTTTAGGCACCTTGAGAATAGCCAATGTCTATGTGCTTGGTGCAATTCTCTGCAAGTCCTAATGTCAATGGCTTAGGCACCTTGAGAATAGTCAACGCCTCCGGGCTTGATGCAATTCTCTCAAAGTCCTAATCTTAGCATGGCTTAGGCACCTTGAGAATAGCCAACGCCTCCAGGCTTAGCGCAATTCTTTCCAAGTCCTAATGCCACCAATGACTTAGGCACAAAGTCCTAATGCCATCAATGACTTAGGCACAAAGTCCTAATGTCAATGGCTTAAGTACAAAGTCGTAATACCAATGGCTTAAGCACCTTGAGAATAGTCAATGCCTCTAGGCTTGGTGCAATTCTCTCCAAGTCCTAATGCCAATGGTTTAGGCACCTTGAGAATAGTCAATGCCTTTGGGCTTGTCGCAATTCTCTCCAAGTCTTAATGTCAATGGCTTATGCACCTTGAGAATAGTCAACACCTCCGGGCTTGACGCAATTCTCTCAAAGTCCTAATCTTAGCATGGCTTAGGAACCTCGAGGAAAACTAACACCTTTGAGCTTGGTGCAATTCTCTCCAAGTCCTAATGCTGCCATGGCTTAGGCGCACCTAGAGAATAAGTCTAAGACCTACAGGCTTGGTGCAATTCTCCCCACATCCTAACGCTACTAAGGTTTGGGAACTTTTTAGAGTAAAACCAATGCCTCCAAGCTTGGTGTGATTCACTTCAAGTGTCAACTCCGCTAGCACACTTAAAGAAGTCGTTCCCATTCAAGACTTTATTTTCTAATTGAGATTCTTCCACCTCGGGAATAAGAACAATGTCTTCAGGCTTTGTGTAAAAATCTCTAACGCCCTAACGCTCGATGGGCTCTGGTGAATGAGACCAATGTCCTCTAGGCTCTATCCAATTGCTTTTTTTTAGAGTCACCACAACAATTAATCACACATCCCTAATGCAAACAAGATAAGTCTTAAGTCTTCATTGACCAAAGGCCGAATAAAAACTTCTAGGCTAAATATTATCCCAATTTTCGTTAAACAAGGACAAATAATGATCCACCAACTAACTAACACAACTACTAATAAAGTTGATGTGATATGTCAAAAAGCTTTCCAATAAAGTTGAAGAGACAAGACAGtttataatgaaatatatatttttaaaatatttatattagatCTAAGtcatttttgtatatgtgttctatgttgtatattatatatggtTTTAGTATGGTAATATTTGTGTATTTGGGTGGTGATATCTAAGATTTGGTTTCGGTCGTGAGATTTAgatcatatttataattttttttactctgCAACTGTCCAAAATTGAGGGAAAAGTGCTTATCTCGATTGTTCTCACTTTTGCCGTCGATTGTAAACGGTCGATAACATTTATTATCGACTTTTTTCTATCAATGTCTATTCTACTCAATTTTACCGTTCGGTGGTATAGGCTTTGCTTTTAAAACCAAACAACAATATAATTTACCAAACTGGgaaattccttttttttttttaatattgtaacAAAAGAGTACCTATACAGATAAGATAGTATCTTTTTATTCAAATAGATTATGGAATGTGTTCTccgatcttataatttaatgaaTATGATCAGGTCGGTAAATATTTATAACCTCCTCCTACCAAATTGCATTGTCATTTTCTAGGGTGTTGAGCTAGAGTGCCTTCTGGCAGTGGTATAGATATTAAACCAATCGgtatacaacatatatataaataataataatttaattataaatatagtaTATTTACATTCAAATTCAAAATGGTTATTAATTAGTCATGAGTATCTTCTTTGCTTTCTTATACTATAGTCTAGCTTTAGTCCTTATCCAACATCAATGGGAATAGAATGTAGTATATTTCTACAATATATAAAGGACTATTATATTAGATAACAAAAAGGCACTATTGTACactaagaaagaaagaaaaactatCACGTAAAGagcaatttaattatatatatatatattatataagaataACATCAACATTCTACCAATCATATAAAATGATTGCTTTATCTACTATACACACATACAATAAGATTCTAGTAAAGGATAGTAATAAGAATCCTCTAAAAGGAGCTAGCTTGCTAGCCAAACAGAGGAGTACAACTAATTGAAAGTGATTTCAATCAAATGGTCCCTCTATGAAGGAACATGATATTGATCAACCACAAATATGTGGAACTAATATTGAAATACATATTATCTCTTATGGTGTTTGACCCTTAAAATACATAGTAATATTTTTtgcttttaaaaggaatttttttttttttttagaaaattacactctatactcactttttaatttttattttaatttttaccttcattttattattctttaatttatacCCAATTTTTTAAGTCATATCCTCATTATGTACATTAAAAACtctaattttaataagttaTGTGAGGTTATATATAGTACTTTGATTATAAAAGAGagtatttatcaattaaaattattttggaattatttgattaatgtgtaataaaaaaTGGTAGTTTTCAacttattccttttttttttggtcccTGGACTAGGTAGGACCTAGGCACGAACCTTGATCGCTTATGCCTAAAGCCAGACTTagataacaatatatatatatatatgaggaaTTTACACTCAATATTGTgagttttaaaaatttacttaaatatgacatttttaggtttgaccaatttatataatattttttttcaggtatttttatggtatttgatatactatatatatgtaaattatattttcaaagcccacatttaatgtttttatttatttttaggcaGTTTTATAGGataatttttagtaattttttgagCACCTCTATTTTACTTTAATggagttgtttttattttcttattgtgttttgtctttttttttttattataagttttttgttataaattttacttttatataataACAGTTTTCAGATGAAGAAATTAGtttcttaatgaaaaaatcagtttcttAATGAAGAAgccagtttcttgatgaagaaatcgatttcttgatgaaaaaatcaatttcttGATGAAGGATCTTTGGCGATTAATTTTGATCATATGAGAAACTAAGCAATTTGAATCGcaggagagagaaaaaaaatattgtgtggCTAGAGAGAGTAGTttgatttttgtgtttttttgagCACCTCTGTTTTACTGTAATTGGGTTgcttcattattttttattgtgttttatcttttttttattataagttTGTCATATTATCTTTTTATAGGGTCAAAACTGGATTTATaggttttttattataaattttacttttatataatCCAAATTAGTTTCTCGATAAAAAATCTAGTTCTTAAtgaaaaaaactagttttttgatgaagaaaccaaaaatcagtttcttgatgaagaaaccagtttcgtgatgaagaaaccagtttcttgataaagaaaccagtttcttgataaagaaaccaatttcttgatgaaaaaataAGTTTCTTGATAAAGGATCTTTGGTGATTGATTTTGATCGCATGAAAAAATAAGCAATTTGAATTGtgggagagagaaaaaaaatattgtgtggCTGAAGAGAGCATGatcctattttaaaaaattgattatcttttttaatatttttatggcatttttttatttaaatacttataaaatatcatatttaatggcattaatttattttctcatatttttgcaaatattcctatatatattgtagttatttaaaccccgctttataattttttgtaaaaatttagatattttatgttatcaaaataaatttcaaaacaatttatttttaagtttttagcACATATGGATAGGTATAAGGATGCACATTTCTTCCATGAGGATAGGTCCTGCGGGGACTCGCCCTTAATGGGGTGGGAATTTCCCGTCTAAATGGGGAGCAGGGCAGAGATGGGAATTACCTTTTGTCCCCGAATGTTAAACGGGGCGGGAATGGGGATCACACTCCTTGTCCCGACGGGGATCCATTTAGTATTTTACTTTATAtttgtaataataatttataatttataatttatgtttgtatttttttagtatattagtattctttttatgaattttaagttgtgttttggataataattagtttattaaataataattaatgtgtaatattttaatttttatgtagtttaatatttttatatatttaaatttttattataaattttatttttttattaggggATTTCTCATTCCATCCCCGTCCCTATTAGGAGATTCTCCATCCCATTCTTGATGGAGAATAAGCGGggacaaaaattaaaatctttAACAGGGATAAAGACGGGGGAGCACTCCCCGCTAATTTCCCACTCCGTGTACATCCCTAGATAAGTTACCATGCATTCGAGCTATTTCAtgtatattataaattgtgttattttataataaaaaggtTATTTTAAAGCCGAAATTGGACACaagaaattattataaatttcacaAAAATTAGTAAGAGGATAAATTATAGATTGTAGggaataattaaactaaaagtaTGTGAGGGATATTGGGACTTGTCATTTTAGTCGTGGCTACTTAAAAGggcaaagaacatgaatataaTATAGAGAAAAAGGCTTTTCGATATGAGGTTTcactttctttattttcattGGATGAGGTACCGACAATTCAATAAATATCAGAGAAAcggtagaaaaataaatatttatatatttaagtgtTAACTTTTAGTATAACTTAAAAATCCTTgttaaataaatcaaaaaaaaaaaatgcttgttaaaaataaatagagaAGTTATATTTATacctcataaaataataaatatattttattattaaaaaagtataaacttaaataatttttaaaaatctcttaatatttttttttaaaaaaaatttcttgattatatatatattttttattttttctaagaaaattttatataattttttattttatttatttatcataatatttaaaatataatttatttttatttgataggtatattttttaagactatgaattggaagaaaaaaattataaaaaacttaatacaatttaaaatataaattttatataaaataaaaattaaaaatcattaaaataggtgtctttataaatttttaagtgtatataaatttttttaataaatattatatgttgGAGAAATACTACCAAAAGACTTAAAATATGTATCGATAATTATACAGAATAGTATAGACTAGTAAATGTGACTTGGAAAGTTATAAAATTCTAGAATCTAGAAAGTTTTAAAATACTTATGTGTGTGCCCATAGGACAGGTGGATAATACATTATTACTACAAAATGGCCAAAAAGCTTCAATTTTTcagaattatttttttagaataattatataaggcattattttttataaaaaaaaaattatatttttatgttgaattttttttctacatttttacgatttttcatagaaataacaagaaaattacataaaaataacatttaaaaaatataaaaacaacaacaaaaaataacatacagataacaaaaaatcaacaacaaattaataagagtacaacataaaaaaaccgtattttttgtaactaaaattaaaaaaatcataaaaatatttaaaattctgtgaaaccgtatttttgtaatttttttattgtgttttgtgtatttgtgaaataattcttTTTTCTTGAGATAAGttgaaaatatctttttttgtatccattaataaaaaataccctcatattatattttattaaaatataaccgCTTTTTTGAGTAGGTTGCCTAATATGCTCTCTCTCTACTTAAGTttagcatataatttacattaacctaAAGAATCTAATGaggacatcatctataaaaatgagtatatcttaaagaatataaatagaggtaaaaattaaaacaagtaaagtgagtatacaatgtaatttcaTCCTCTTTCCTTTTACAAAATTTGCAACCAAAACCGTTTCAAACAAAGCAAAAAGGGTTAAAAAAAACCAAAAGTAAAAGGCCTTATATGGATTCGATTATTTAGCTGATAATCGAAGCCATAAGGGGCCATATATGCAGAACCATGACACCTATGCCTTTCGTTATTACCTAAATAACTAAAGCCAtaggtaattttatttatttattttcagtaGAGAATGGTTGATACATGTAGAGAAAGAGAGTTTGATACAAACAATCTAGAATGGATTTTTTGAATGATATTAGCAGTCCATAATGAtattaacataattaatttattttataaacaaaataaaagaatcacttgcaaataaaaaaaatggtaatgAAGCATCGTCGGTGCTAGGGCCGACGATGGTTGGGCTAAAAGACACtgagaaagagaaaaaagaaaagaaaaaagaaaaaaaacatactTTCTGAGGTGATGACAGTAGGCGggagaaagagaagagaaagagagagggggcATTTTTCAAGGGTTTTTAGGGTTTTATTATAAGTGAGGCGTCAAGattttcattaattttgatGCGGGCGTTTGGTTTCCATATGCAATCTTTCTGCAACAACTTAGTCATTCATTACTTGATCGAAAGAGAGGGTGAGAAGGAGAATTTTGGGCTAGAGGTTTCGAGTTGCAGGGAAGCTCGATTCGTAGTCCGCCTCTTCCATAAATGGCGAAAACACCTCTGTCAGAGCTAGCAACGGTGCACGTGAGGACTGATCGCGAACCATGAACCATGGGTTATCATGGTGGTGGTGTAGGTTTTGACGATTGCCGGTCGGAAATGGCATGGGCAAGCGTTTTTTTTTCATGACCAGGTTTGTTGCGGCTATATAAGATTGcttgtaaattttcaaaaaaaaaaaattaaatactatacagtgtcaaaaataaaattcaaatattttttttcacgtgtgactattttttcttattaagtataataaacaattgttttaactttatttttgatacgataaaatattcaaaaaaattacatgtaattttaaataaatacaacGTACCCgactataataaataaattaattttttttctaaacaacgaAATAACAGTCTACCAAAGCATCCTTTAGAGAAGTaaactaaataaatttcctaaaaaattattatatttttcacttctcttatattttatttttaactataAATAGAAACAAAACTTTGACAAAGGTGTGATGAGAAAAACTTTCCATTTACGTCCACTGCAATAAGTTAGAAAATgatgtaaaaataatatatgaaataaaataatttatttgaaagaaaagaaaaagagctCATTTATTAATCAACTCCTTCCCTTCCCTTCTCTTCTCTTCCCCATATATCtcgaatatatatttttatatacaaattgagactttctttatttaattgacaatagaatacataatatatcattattataaattaagtacGAGAGaccaatattaattaatttgccCCAAAATATATACCAACTCACTACTCACTACTTCTTCTCaacctaattatatatatacacacacacatacatgtagttgtatataatatatatgagtgtGTTGTAGAGAGAAGAGAAATCTAAGAATGATTAATTAATaagttgtatatatatttattgagtgaGTGCAATTAATagttaatcatatatatatgtaatgatGATGCGGAACATGGGAAGCACAAACCCGAATCGAGGCATTGCGGCGGTTGTCGGAGTTGGACCCAAGCTCGGTCGATCCATCGCCCGGAAATTCGCCCATGAAGGCTATACCGTCGCCATCCTCGCTCGCGACTTAGGTAAGTACTaatcgctctctctctctctctctctatatatatatatatgtatactaagAGAGATGTATATATAATGATGGAATTACAGGAAAGTTGTCGAGATTTGCAGACGAAATAGCTAGGGAGGAGAAAGCTCAAGTGTTCGCCATAAGAATCGATTGCTCTGATTCACGGAGTGTGAAAGAGGCATTCGAAGGGGTTTTATCGTTGGGATTTGTTGAGATACTTGTTTACAATGCATACCAACCACTCTCTAATAATTGGCACCCTTCCAATTTCACCGACATTCGAATCGATTCCTTCGAGAAATCCCTCGCCGTCTCCTCTGTCGGCGCTTTCCATTGCGCCCAGcaggtctctctctctctctctctctctctctctctctctctctctctctctctctctctctctctctcctattTTCTCGGCAACCAAACACCCACATATATAACTGGTCcttgtgattatatatatatatataaatatataggttCTTCCGGGTATGGTTGAAAGAGGAAGAGGGACTATTCTCTTTACTGGATGTTCAGCTTCTCTTAATGGCATTGCTGGTTACTCTGAACTATGTAATTAAttcattaactaattaatattacTGATttgacttattattattattaatgaattgactaattaatgattggaaatttaattaattaatgattaattaattaatatcagGCTGTGGGAAGTTTGCATTGAGAGGACTTTCCCAATGTTTGGCTAAAGAGTTTCAACCACTCGGAATTCACA from Cannabis sativa cultivar Pink pepper isolate KNU-18-1 chromosome 4, ASM2916894v1, whole genome shotgun sequence carries:
- the LOC115715111 gene encoding uncharacterized protein LOC115715111; translated protein: MMMRNMGSTNPNRGIAAVVGVGPKLGRSIARKFAHEGYTVAILARDLGKLSRFADEIAREEKAQVFAIRIDCSDSRSVKEAFEGVLSLGFVEILVYNAYQPLSNNWHPSNFTDIRIDSFEKSLAVSSVGAFHCAQQVLPGMVERGRGTILFTGCSASLNGIAGYSELCCGKFALRGLSQCLAKEFQPLGIHIAHVIIDGLIGSPRGSGSSSAQRITSSGIGEHTIQSGGGGGGDGSVMDPDAVAQTYWYLHLQDRTTWTQEIDLRPSTTTFT